From the Gramella sp. Hel_I_59 genome, one window contains:
- a CDS encoding FkbM family methyltransferase has product MMSLSFQKYFDKVFLRNKLPINSIPFWINKCLDRKCRNIIQIGSNDGSKGDPLHKLILKRKKWEVLFVEPVPYLFDRLIKNYPNENRFSFEKLAINEGKTETFYYVDSKAKEDITDLPFWYDQLGSFNRSNIVNHLEGRLEPYIKEIEIKGTSLEELFKKNNIEKLDLLHIDTEGYDWKILKQLDIGKYHPTIILFEHKHLSEAENIDSVKFVDTRYHILKFASDYLCIKKEVMQQKDMEFVNNLI; this is encoded by the coding sequence ATGATGTCATTAAGCTTCCAAAAGTATTTTGATAAAGTATTCTTACGTAATAAATTACCCATTAACTCAATTCCTTTTTGGATAAATAAATGTCTTGACAGGAAGTGTCGAAATATTATTCAGATAGGTTCCAATGATGGCTCAAAAGGTGATCCACTGCATAAGTTGATATTAAAAAGGAAAAAATGGGAAGTACTCTTTGTGGAGCCGGTTCCTTATCTATTTGATAGATTAATAAAGAATTATCCAAACGAAAATAGATTCAGCTTTGAAAAGTTGGCGATTAACGAGGGAAAAACAGAAACATTTTACTATGTGGATTCTAAGGCGAAGGAGGATATTACTGACTTACCTTTCTGGTATGATCAATTGGGATCTTTTAATAGATCAAATATTGTAAATCATTTAGAAGGAAGGCTGGAGCCATATATTAAAGAAATTGAGATCAAAGGAACAAGCTTAGAGGAGCTATTCAAGAAAAATAATATAGAAAAACTGGACCTTCTGCATATTGATACGGAAGGCTATGACTGGAAAATTTTGAAGCAGCTGGATATTGGTAAGTATCATCCTACCATTATTCTTTTTGAGCATAAACATCTTTCAGAGGCTGAGAATATAGATTCGGTTAAATTTGTAGACACTCGTTACCATATTTTAAAATTTGCTTCAGATTATTTATGTATAAAAAAAGAGGTAATGCAACAGAAGGATATGGAATTTGTTAATAATCTAATATAA
- a CDS encoding class I SAM-dependent methyltransferase produces MSAYLNKRGGKRKCNICGNNFKEFIKYHGGNKRIPEFRKRLDLVDSDRDNFGCPYCYSFDRERHLFLYFDKLNMWEKLSNSRILHFAPEKNLHQKIEGLKPKKYVMADYVPKSDKIEMLDATNISYADNSFDFIICNHVLEHIPDYKRAMHEIYRVLASNGVAILQTPYSKVLSSNFEDENLNTEEQRLFFYGEKDHYRIFSEFEFFEDLKNEGFSLDIVKHTSVFSKDVSFYYGVNRKEDLIRVIKNT; encoded by the coding sequence GTGAGTGCTTATTTAAATAAAAGAGGAGGTAAAAGAAAGTGTAATATTTGCGGAAATAATTTTAAAGAATTTATAAAATATCATGGGGGTAATAAAAGAATTCCCGAATTCCGGAAAAGGCTAGACCTGGTAGATAGTGACAGAGATAATTTTGGTTGCCCGTATTGTTATTCTTTTGATAGAGAAAGACATCTTTTTTTATATTTTGATAAATTGAATATGTGGGAAAAATTATCAAACTCCCGGATCTTACATTTTGCTCCCGAGAAAAATTTACATCAGAAAATTGAAGGCCTAAAACCAAAGAAGTATGTGATGGCTGATTATGTTCCAAAAAGTGATAAAATTGAAATGCTAGATGCCACCAATATATCTTATGCAGATAATTCATTTGATTTTATAATCTGTAATCATGTGCTGGAACACATTCCAGATTACAAAAGAGCTATGCACGAAATATACCGGGTCTTGGCGTCTAACGGAGTTGCTATACTTCAAACTCCATATTCCAAAGTACTAAGTTCTAATTTTGAGGATGAAAATTTAAATACAGAAGAGCAACGATTATTTTTTTATGGAGAGAAGGATCACTATCGGATTTTCAGCGAGTTTGAATTTTTTGAAGATCTGAAAAACGAAGGGTTTTCACTGGATATTGTTAAGCATACAAGTGTATTCAGTAAAGATGTTTCATTTTATTATGGTGTTAATAGAAAGGAAGATCTAATAAGAGTTATAAAAAATACATGA
- a CDS encoding glycosyltransferase family A protein, translating into MTPKVSIVIACYNDPDIVKAVNSAYEQTYGNKEIIVVNDGSDKKTVDATASVSDKIDILLEQSNQGQSIARNNGIERASGELILNLDSDDQFEPVFCEKAVEIFKEDPEIKIVSCYARRYNESETIDVFNTRGGDIQSFLFSNSALGSSMFRKVDWKACGGYEEKLPILGFEDWELYVNILKKGGFAHVIPEVLFHYQVRKGSTTDRIRTQKYDKFRHIILKHKELYSSNFEGLVEHFIDKLKNSESERLRITQKPDFKAGSFLLRPLRFLKGMIK; encoded by the coding sequence ATGACACCTAAGGTTTCTATAGTAATTGCATGTTATAATGATCCTGATATAGTAAAGGCGGTTAATTCTGCTTACGAGCAGACTTATGGGAATAAGGAAATTATAGTGGTAAATGATGGTTCAGATAAGAAAACAGTTGATGCAACAGCTTCAGTTAGTGATAAAATAGATATTCTTTTAGAGCAATCCAATCAGGGACAGAGTATAGCGAGAAATAATGGAATTGAAAGAGCCAGTGGAGAATTAATTCTGAATCTTGATTCAGATGATCAGTTTGAACCTGTATTTTGTGAAAAAGCAGTGGAAATTTTCAAAGAGGATCCTGAAATCAAAATAGTTAGCTGTTATGCCAGACGCTACAATGAATCCGAGACTATTGATGTTTTCAATACAAGGGGTGGTGATATACAGAGTTTTCTTTTTTCAAATTCTGCCTTAGGAAGTTCAATGTTCAGGAAGGTAGACTGGAAAGCTTGCGGAGGCTATGAAGAAAAATTACCAATACTCGGTTTTGAGGATTGGGAGCTGTATGTAAATATCCTGAAAAAGGGTGGTTTTGCTCATGTGATTCCGGAAGTTCTTTTTCATTACCAGGTTCGGAAGGGATCAACCACAGATAGAATAAGGACACAAAAATATGATAAGTTCAGACATATCATTTTAAAACACAAAGAACTATATTCCTCTAATTTTGAAGGTTTGGTAGAACATTTTATCGATAAATTAAAAAATTCAGAATCTGAAAGGCTGAGAATAACACAAAAGCCAGATTTTAAGGCTGGGAGTTTCCTTTTAAGACCTCTTAGATTTCTAAAAGGAATGATCAAATAG
- a CDS encoding glycosyltransferase family 2 protein, which yields MESKGLEPKVSIIMATFNRAHLIMDALSSIREQTYSNWECLVIDDGGTDGTLQVLKPILETDNRFKYFKRNGGHAKGLPGCRNYGLDIASGCYIVFFDDDDIVHPRNLEVNVEILNSENKAFCRYDKRPFFNENPVISINDIQKDYTVKGICKNELEEIITGEIPFASCTVMWDKKCFEFERFNEQLQYAEEWELYSRIVSAGYEGVSINKILYYNRKHPESNTGEFYNNDKLRLDSKVNASRLIIKNLKLKGLLTENLNKYFIRLSFFLKEYELLNFVLNQSNSGFLIRAKYILGYKFYPILRPVFIFKDKLLKLKNKLIHNL from the coding sequence ATGGAAAGTAAAGGTTTAGAACCTAAAGTTTCGATCATAATGGCCACGTTTAATCGTGCCCATTTGATCATGGATGCTTTATCGTCTATAAGGGAACAGACCTATTCTAATTGGGAATGCCTGGTCATTGACGATGGAGGAACTGATGGGACTTTGCAAGTTTTAAAACCTATTCTGGAAACAGATAACAGGTTTAAATATTTTAAAAGAAATGGGGGCCATGCTAAAGGGCTACCCGGTTGCCGTAATTATGGATTGGATATAGCTTCAGGTTGTTATATTGTTTTTTTTGATGATGATGATATCGTTCATCCCCGTAATCTGGAAGTTAATGTAGAGATCTTAAACTCTGAAAATAAGGCTTTCTGTAGATATGATAAAAGGCCCTTCTTCAATGAAAATCCGGTGATCTCTATTAATGATATTCAAAAGGACTATACAGTAAAAGGGATATGCAAAAATGAACTTGAAGAAATAATCACCGGAGAAATTCCATTTGCGTCATGTACCGTAATGTGGGATAAAAAGTGTTTTGAGTTCGAAAGATTTAATGAACAATTACAATATGCCGAAGAATGGGAGTTATATTCCCGGATAGTATCTGCAGGCTATGAAGGAGTGTCTATTAATAAGATCTTATATTATAACCGAAAACATCCTGAATCAAATACCGGAGAATTTTATAACAATGATAAGTTACGTTTAGATTCAAAGGTAAATGCGTCAAGATTGATAATAAAAAACCTAAAGCTAAAGGGATTACTTACAGAGAATTTAAATAAATACTTTATTCGACTTAGTTTCTTCTTAAAGGAATATGAGCTTTTAAATTTTGTATTAAACCAGTCAAATTCAGGTTTCCTTATTAGGGCAAAATATATATTAGGTTATAAGTTCTACCCAATATTAAGACCTGTTTTTATTTTTAAGGATAAATTGTTGAAGCTGAAAAATAAATTAATACACAATCTTTAA
- a CDS encoding acylneuraminate cytidylyltransferase family protein, which yields MKRKTKTLAIIPARGKSKRLKGKNLLCLGPDTLLEHSIKYALANRDIIDKIIVSTDDENIKKKALLYDVEVINRPEDLATDTATTADALLHVLESIDELFDNIILLQPTNPLRPGDLLKNSFKIFRKEQHDSLFTVSLNNQKFGKIDNGIFKPFNYVPGQRSQDLEPLFYENGLLYIARVDAVKKGDLISEKSFPYVVEHPFAQVDIDLQEDLDFADFLYKKYYE from the coding sequence TTGAAAAGGAAAACAAAAACCTTAGCTATTATTCCTGCAAGAGGAAAATCAAAGCGGTTAAAAGGTAAAAATTTACTTTGTCTTGGACCTGATACACTCTTAGAACACAGTATAAAGTATGCTTTGGCGAATAGAGATATTATCGATAAAATTATAGTGTCTACAGATGATGAGAACATAAAGAAAAAAGCATTACTGTATGATGTTGAGGTGATTAATAGGCCTGAAGATTTAGCTACAGATACTGCCACTACTGCAGATGCACTGCTTCATGTTCTTGAGAGTATTGATGAGCTTTTTGATAATATAATTTTGTTACAGCCAACAAACCCATTACGTCCAGGCGATCTATTAAAGAACAGCTTTAAAATATTCAGGAAAGAGCAACATGACAGCCTTTTTACAGTAAGCCTTAATAATCAAAAATTTGGTAAAATTGATAACGGAATATTTAAACCCTTCAATTATGTGCCTGGTCAGCGAAGTCAGGATCTAGAGCCATTATTTTATGAAAATGGATTATTATATATTGCAAGAGTAGATGCAGTGAAAAAAGGAGATTTGATTTCAGAAAAAAGCTTTCCTTATGTTGTTGAACATCCATTTGCGCAGGTTGATATTGATCTTCAGGAAGATCTCGATTTTGCTGATTTTCTTTATAAAAAATATTATGAATGA
- the wecB gene encoding UDP-N-acetylglucosamine 2-epimerase (non-hydrolyzing), with protein sequence MIIDLIAGARPNFVKIASLIHAIQQDNASIEFRLIHTGQHYDKNLSESFFDQLQIPDPDKNLGVGSGTQAQQTANIMMRYEALLNENKPDLCVVVGDVTSSMACAISASKLGVKVAHVEAGIRSNDKSMPEEINRILIDSISDYYFTTSRNASGLLLKQGVSKENIFFVGNTMIDTLLKFQPKFRKPIIWKDMALSKNEYFVLTLHRPSNVDDPVKLKKLLELLNECARNLPVIFPAHPRIKKFLKEQNICLDNFKFTEPISYLEFNFLVANAKCVITDSGGITEETTVLNIPCITIRENTERPETVEIGTNVIVGTEEKKIRKAISTVFTNDWKTGQIPELWDGKSGERIIKILKDFNL encoded by the coding sequence ATGATAATTGATCTAATTGCAGGAGCCCGACCTAATTTTGTGAAAATTGCATCGTTAATTCATGCCATACAACAAGATAATGCCTCAATTGAATTTAGATTGATCCATACCGGCCAACACTACGATAAAAATTTAAGTGAAAGTTTTTTTGATCAGTTACAAATACCAGATCCAGATAAAAACCTGGGGGTGGGAAGTGGTACACAGGCTCAACAAACAGCAAATATAATGATGAGGTATGAAGCTTTATTAAATGAAAATAAGCCGGATCTTTGTGTAGTTGTTGGGGATGTGACCTCAAGTATGGCCTGTGCTATTTCCGCAAGCAAGCTGGGTGTGAAGGTCGCTCATGTGGAAGCTGGGATACGTTCAAACGATAAGTCTATGCCTGAAGAGATCAACCGGATTCTTATCGATAGCATTTCAGATTATTATTTTACTACCTCAAGAAATGCTTCCGGGCTATTGTTGAAACAGGGAGTATCCAAAGAAAATATTTTTTTCGTAGGAAACACCATGATCGATACCTTATTGAAGTTTCAACCCAAATTTAGAAAACCTATTATATGGAAAGATATGGCTCTTTCCAAAAATGAGTATTTTGTATTAACCCTGCACAGACCTTCTAATGTAGATGATCCTGTAAAACTTAAGAAGTTATTAGAGCTTTTAAATGAGTGCGCCAGGAATCTTCCGGTTATATTCCCTGCTCACCCGAGAATTAAAAAATTTTTAAAGGAGCAAAACATCTGCTTAGACAATTTCAAATTTACTGAACCTATTTCCTATTTAGAATTTAACTTTTTAGTAGCAAATGCTAAATGTGTGATTACCGACTCAGGAGGAATCACTGAAGAAACCACTGTATTAAATATTCCTTGTATAACCATCAGAGAAAATACAGAAAGACCGGAAACAGTAGAAATAGGAACAAATGTAATAGTAGGAACAGAAGAGAAAAAAATTAGAAAGGCAATTTCTACAGTTTTCACTAATGATTGGAAAACAGGACAAATTCCGGAATTATGGGATGGCAAATCCGGCGAAAGAATTATAAAAATTCTAAAAGATTTTAATTTGTAA
- a CDS encoding N-acetylneuraminate synthase family protein: MQPEIEIGGRKIGPNQEPLVIAEIGINHSGSLSIAKEMVDSAKRAGAEMIKHQTHIVEDEMSSEAKNVIPGNADISIYEIMANCALDEDDELDLKNYVEGLGMIFISTPFSRAAANRLQGFDVPAFKIGSGECNNYPLLEHIAKFGKPVILSTGMNTIESVKKAVAIFDLHKVPLALLHTTNLYPTPPNLVRLGAMQQLNSSFPDKVFGLSDHTLNNNACLAAVGLGASILERHFTDHKDRKGPDILCSMNELECRHLISDSKEIALMRGGKKEPAREEKVTIDFAFATVCTIKEIKEGEFLTKDNIWVKRPGTGEISAENYNELIGKKTKRDLKKDVQLSYTDFE; the protein is encoded by the coding sequence ATGCAACCGGAAATTGAAATAGGAGGAAGAAAGATAGGTCCAAATCAAGAACCATTGGTAATAGCTGAAATAGGAATAAACCATTCAGGTTCTTTAAGTATTGCTAAAGAGATGGTGGACTCAGCTAAGCGAGCAGGAGCTGAAATGATAAAGCACCAAACTCATATAGTAGAAGACGAAATGAGCTCAGAAGCCAAAAATGTAATTCCAGGGAATGCAGATATTTCTATTTATGAAATAATGGCAAATTGCGCTTTAGATGAGGATGATGAGTTGGACTTGAAAAATTATGTAGAAGGTTTAGGAATGATTTTTATTTCTACTCCCTTCTCAAGAGCGGCTGCTAATAGGTTGCAGGGCTTTGATGTTCCCGCTTTTAAAATTGGAAGTGGAGAATGTAATAATTATCCACTTCTAGAACATATCGCAAAATTTGGAAAACCTGTCATACTTAGTACAGGTATGAATACTATAGAAAGCGTAAAGAAAGCTGTGGCTATTTTCGATCTTCACAAAGTACCACTGGCTTTGCTGCATACCACTAATCTATACCCAACGCCTCCTAACCTAGTTAGACTTGGAGCAATGCAACAATTAAACTCATCTTTTCCCGACAAGGTCTTTGGATTGTCTGATCATACGCTTAATAATAATGCCTGTTTAGCGGCTGTTGGCCTTGGAGCATCTATCCTGGAAAGACATTTTACCGATCATAAAGATCGAAAAGGTCCGGATATCTTATGTAGTATGAATGAGCTTGAATGTCGGCATTTAATTAGTGATAGTAAAGAAATTGCATTGATGCGGGGTGGTAAGAAAGAACCAGCCAGGGAAGAGAAGGTAACTATAGATTTTGCTTTTGCAACAGTATGTACTATAAAAGAGATTAAGGAGGGAGAATTTCTAACAAAAGATAATATCTGGGTTAAACGACCCGGCACTGGTGAGATTTCAGCTGAAAATTATAATGAATTGATTGGTAAGAAAACAAAACGAGATCTTAAAAAAGACGTTCAATTAAGCTATACAGACTTTGAATAG
- a CDS encoding glycosyltransferase family 4 protein, whose amino-acid sequence MTREKILILAESLDVEDSSGTKGRVALIRNLNSLGYQLKVYHYTRKNIQIDEIECVSIKENRSSLLFLLSRMERYARYILKLKLYKPLENVFGFSFTLLNDRNSIVKSLKKIEKWDPDLIITLSKGGSFRPHHAVLKMPELHSKWMAYMHDPYPMHWYPPPYPWFEPGYRQKEKFMKQVADRCFKAVFPSQLLLEWMGDKYEAFKKKGVVIPHQLDQLDIPKMDVPRYIDFNRFNIVHAGNLIRGREPFGLISGFKKFLDNNPEAKINTRLLMIGGANYYSDYLKKNEDRIDQIILSDRKLSFELVQNIQSKASINVILEAKSEISPFLPGKFPHCVKANNPILYLGPKKSESRRLLGEEYKYCSEIDNEELIADLISELYEEWKIAGNNLELNRPDLNYYLSKDNLEKTMKSIFNKDGYLSV is encoded by the coding sequence TTGACAAGAGAGAAAATTTTAATATTAGCAGAGTCTTTAGATGTAGAAGATAGTAGTGGCACCAAGGGAAGGGTGGCGCTTATAAGAAATCTGAATAGTTTAGGATATCAACTAAAAGTTTATCATTATACCAGAAAGAATATTCAGATTGATGAAATAGAATGTGTATCAATAAAAGAAAACAGAAGTAGTCTTTTATTCCTGTTAAGCAGGATGGAACGATATGCGAGATATATATTAAAACTAAAACTGTATAAGCCGCTTGAAAACGTGTTTGGTTTTTCTTTTACATTGCTCAATGATCGTAATAGTATCGTAAAGTCATTAAAGAAAATTGAAAAATGGGATCCTGATCTTATAATTACATTAAGTAAGGGAGGAAGTTTTAGGCCTCATCATGCAGTATTGAAAATGCCTGAATTGCATTCTAAATGGATGGCTTATATGCATGACCCTTATCCTATGCATTGGTACCCGCCACCATATCCATGGTTTGAGCCAGGGTACCGGCAAAAAGAAAAATTCATGAAGCAGGTTGCTGATAGGTGTTTTAAGGCAGTATTTCCATCACAGTTGCTACTCGAATGGATGGGAGATAAATATGAAGCTTTTAAAAAAAAAGGAGTGGTAATACCTCATCAGTTGGATCAGTTGGATATTCCTAAAATGGATGTCCCAAGATACATAGACTTTAATCGTTTTAATATTGTTCACGCGGGAAATCTGATACGGGGACGTGAACCATTTGGTTTGATTTCAGGGTTTAAAAAATTTTTGGATAATAATCCGGAGGCTAAAATTAATACCAGGTTATTAATGATAGGAGGCGCGAATTATTATTCTGATTATCTTAAAAAAAATGAAGATAGAATTGATCAGATAATTTTAAGTGATAGAAAATTGTCATTTGAACTTGTTCAAAATATTCAGTCAAAGGCTTCGATAAATGTAATTCTTGAAGCAAAATCTGAGATAAGTCCGTTTCTGCCAGGTAAGTTTCCACATTGTGTAAAAGCGAATAATCCAATATTGTACCTGGGACCCAAGAAAAGTGAGTCCCGACGTCTGCTGGGTGAGGAATATAAATATTGTTCAGAAATTGATAACGAAGAACTTATAGCGGATCTAATTTCAGAACTTTATGAAGAATGGAAAATTGCTGGGAATAATTTAGAACTGAATAGACCAGATCTTAATTATTATCTTTCGAAAGACAATCTGGAAAAGACAATGAAAAGTATATTTAATAAAGATGGCTATTTATCTGTTTAA
- a CDS encoding glycosyltransferase: MITILFAYRNRDLDRIQLAMESLKKQTKNNFKVIFVDYGSDDEYSLPLKILLENYLFADYYYVAHSGLLWNKSKAFNFGIRRAKTDYILTADIDLIFHPETIKYLDKLADPSSFTLFKYGYLPENLELDQMRNTPFSDLKPGHFGEVNGVGLYPKKALENIHGFDEFYHFYGLEDEDLFLRLELAGYNRYREERTIFLHQWHARYPFKNDDILIVNPRLKNAMRINQQHFLFCKEEKKHIPYNQENWGIVYKKDDRDSLNEPDLEFDIINSSASVIHFINEFLPSCEGKMVSVKVADETSSFSLKKKIKKIIGKKNQPLLTMKEVNDLILQKIVFNYRHHNYRYAISNDLRSIHFTVDLR; encoded by the coding sequence ATGATAACTATTCTTTTTGCTTACCGAAACAGAGATCTGGATCGAATTCAACTAGCAATGGAATCGTTGAAGAAGCAGACAAAAAATAATTTTAAAGTCATTTTTGTCGATTATGGGAGTGATGATGAATATTCTCTTCCATTAAAGATCCTACTTGAAAATTACTTATTTGCCGATTACTACTATGTAGCGCATTCCGGATTACTTTGGAATAAAAGTAAAGCATTTAATTTTGGAATAAGAAGGGCAAAAACTGACTATATTCTCACCGCTGATATAGATCTGATCTTTCATCCTGAAACGATTAAATACCTTGATAAATTAGCAGATCCTTCTTCCTTTACTCTTTTTAAATATGGTTATTTGCCTGAAAACTTAGAGTTAGATCAAATGCGAAATACTCCTTTTTCTGATCTAAAGCCAGGGCATTTTGGTGAAGTTAATGGAGTTGGCCTATATCCCAAAAAAGCTCTTGAAAATATACATGGGTTTGATGAGTTTTATCATTTCTACGGGCTTGAAGATGAAGATCTGTTTTTAAGACTTGAATTAGCCGGTTATAATAGGTACAGAGAGGAAAGAACTATATTTCTTCATCAGTGGCATGCAAGATATCCTTTTAAAAACGATGATATTCTCATTGTTAACCCGAGGCTGAAAAATGCTATGAGAATTAATCAACAACATTTTTTGTTTTGTAAAGAAGAAAAAAAACATATCCCATATAATCAGGAAAATTGGGGTATAGTATATAAAAAAGATGATCGTGATAGTCTAAACGAACCGGATTTAGAGTTTGATATTATTAATTCCTCGGCATCCGTAATTCACTTTATAAATGAATTCCTGCCATCCTGTGAAGGAAAAATGGTTTCAGTAAAAGTAGCCGACGAAACCAGTAGTTTTAGCCTGAAGAAGAAAATAAAAAAAATAATAGGTAAGAAAAACCAACCACTTCTTACGATGAAAGAAGTGAACGATTTAATTTTACAAAAAATAGTCTTTAATTATCGTCACCATAATTATCGATATGCTATAAGTAATGATCTTAGGTCTATTCATTTTACAGTAGATTTAAGGTGA
- a CDS encoding FkbM family methyltransferase, producing the protein MIKSLFKRSLLWKRIKNSSLYFRLLDPSGYDKYEQELMFYKFLLKKHSSKNHLIFDVGANMGRKSFFFSKISKKVIAFEPSQRLFNFLSKRFAGSNVEVLQYALSSEPGLKNFFITETNQAYNSLSEKHIKTTASNSGVANGEITTAKVETRTLDYFIENYGIPKYIKIDVEGHEEEVIQGLKMPVPIISFEANLPDFYDETIRILSYLNEISSGNYVCNCSAESLFIYDNFLSIIELKKILRSEQLGYIEIFAVMKE; encoded by the coding sequence ATGATCAAATCACTTTTCAAAAGATCTTTGTTGTGGAAAAGGATAAAAAATAGTTCTCTATATTTCAGATTATTAGATCCTTCAGGATATGATAAATATGAGCAGGAATTAATGTTTTACAAATTCCTTTTAAAAAAACATAGTTCAAAAAATCATTTGATATTTGATGTAGGAGCGAATATGGGAAGAAAAAGTTTTTTTTTCTCTAAAATATCGAAAAAGGTAATTGCATTTGAACCTTCTCAGCGTCTATTCAACTTTTTATCAAAACGTTTTGCAGGATCAAACGTAGAGGTATTACAATATGCTTTGAGCAGTGAGCCAGGATTAAAAAACTTTTTTATTACCGAAACTAATCAGGCCTATAATTCATTAAGTGAAAAGCATATTAAAACTACAGCTTCAAATAGTGGTGTAGCAAATGGTGAAATTACTACAGCTAAAGTTGAAACAAGAACTTTAGACTACTTTATTGAGAATTATGGAATTCCAAAATATATCAAAATAGATGTTGAGGGCCATGAGGAAGAAGTTATTCAAGGTCTAAAGATGCCTGTTCCTATTATCAGTTTTGAAGCGAACCTGCCTGATTTTTACGATGAGACAATAAGGATACTTAGTTACCTTAACGAAATATCTTCTGGTAACTATGTTTGCAATTGTAGCGCAGAGAGCTTATTCATTTATGATAATTTTTTATCAATAATAGAATTGAAGAAAATATTAAGAAGCGAACAACTTGGTTACATTGAAATTTTCGCTGTGATGAAAGAGTAA
- a CDS encoding glycosyltransferase family A protein yields MNNPIISVIIPVYNREHLIGETLDSVLEQTYTNWECIIVDDGSNDNTAYVVRSYVERDDRFKFFLRPEDRKKGASPSRNYGLENAKGVYIQFLDSDDLLHCSKFEEQLKVLIKEPALSIATCKWGSFRDPARLNVKHEYYSYQNFKDSLELLYGFGRKNEYFPPIVYLVPKEVIDKAGYWDETIVKNPNDDGEYFTRVMLNSANIFFCDTTEVYYRAGDESRLSLLDEEQKIRSVIESWKMINSNLSKYPKIRMMYVGNGIENIYNTICDSRPDLIEEYSEFFKKRKSQLSWYQKLKNSL; encoded by the coding sequence ATGAACAATCCTATTATATCAGTTATAATCCCGGTCTATAACAGGGAGCATTTAATCGGCGAAACTCTTGATTCTGTATTGGAGCAGACTTATACAAACTGGGAGTGCATTATTGTAGATGATGGCTCTAATGATAATACGGCTTATGTGGTAAGATCTTATGTAGAAAGGGATGATAGATTCAAATTCTTTTTGAGGCCGGAAGACAGGAAGAAAGGAGCAAGTCCCTCTCGTAATTATGGGCTTGAGAATGCTAAGGGTGTTTATATCCAATTCCTTGATTCTGATGATCTGTTACATTGCTCGAAATTTGAGGAACAATTAAAGGTGCTGATAAAAGAACCGGCCTTAAGTATTGCTACCTGTAAATGGGGTAGTTTCAGAGACCCTGCCAGACTTAATGTAAAGCATGAATATTATTCTTATCAAAATTTTAAAGATAGCCTGGAGCTTTTATATGGTTTTGGAAGAAAGAATGAATATTTTCCGCCTATTGTATATCTCGTGCCTAAAGAAGTGATTGATAAAGCCGGTTATTGGGATGAAACAATTGTGAAAAATCCAAATGATGATGGTGAGTATTTCACACGGGTAATGCTGAACTCTGCAAATATTTTTTTTTGTGATACCACCGAGGTTTACTATAGGGCAGGTGATGAATCCAGGTTAAGTTTGCTGGATGAAGAACAGAAAATAAGGAGCGTTATAGAGAGCTGGAAGATGATCAATTCAAATCTATCCAAATACCCTAAAATACGGATGATGTATGTAGGGAACGGAATTGAGAATATTTATAACACGATCTGTGATTCACGCCCAGATCTTATCGAGGAATATTCTGAATTTTTTAAAAAGAGAAAATCACAATTATCCTGGTATCAAAAACTGAAAAATAGTTTATAA